From Polyodon spathula isolate WHYD16114869_AA chromosome 26, ASM1765450v1, whole genome shotgun sequence, one genomic window encodes:
- the LOC121300693 gene encoding carboxylesterase notum2-like — translation MNILGHVVILLLLGEAVSQNKRNSKSNSKVPNQGKKTLNPAGEPGPVASNDETFPVESSSVEDSKDTMVYQLANSNDDMKLYYLKNTQVTCNDGTTAGFYLREHKGSRRWQIFLEGGWCCYNKETCDSRYKNIRRLMSSSEWPQTRKGSGILSAQSEENPHWWNANTVFIPYCSSDVWSGTSSKSRQGKETAEYAFMGSLIIREVIKDLGPKGIKQAKVVMLSGASAGGTGVLLNIEKVSSLMEQLGADAQVRGLVDSGWFLESKQQRITECSDTASCTPTDAIKKGLRLWNGITPEKCRQQFKRGEEWQCFFGHKLYSSLKSPVFVVQWLFDEEQLRVENIQLGSHSLTEHQWTYIQNLGRELKNSFQDVAAVFAPACLSHTLITKSNWLAFQVKGTSLSRALQCWDKSLQDTSKNTKTTVKGCPFHLIDNCQWPQCNPTCPALLDHTTGQEVSLLQVLMGMGLDLQKVAQELKMEVSHLLGMISNGG, via the exons ATGAACATCCTGGGTCATGTGGTCATCCTGCTTCTGTTGGGGGAAGCAGTTTCCCAGAACAAGCGCAATTCAAAGTCCAACAGCAAGGTACCAAATCAGGGCAAGAAGACATTGAACCCTGCTGGTGAGCCTGGACCTGTGGCATCCAACGATGAGACCTTCCCTGTTGAATCCTCATCAGTGGAAGACAGTAAGGACACCATGGTCTACCAGTTAGCAAATTCGAATGATGACATGAAACTCTATTACCTGAAGAACACTCAAGTAACCTGCAACGACGGAACAACAGCCGG GTTTTACCTCAGGGAGCACAAAGGGAGCAGACGATGGCAGATATTTTTAGAAG gtgGTTGGTGCTGCTACAATAAGGAGACCTGCGATTCCAGATACAAAAATATCCGGCGCCTCATGAGCTCATCAGAATGGCCACAAACACGGAAAG GAAGTGGAATTCTTTCAGCGCAGTCTGAAGAAAACCCCCATTGGTGGAATGCGAACACAGT ATTTATTCCATACTGCTCGAGCGATGTGTGGAGTGGAACTTCGTCTAAGTCTCGCCAAGGAAAGGAAACAG CTGAATATGCCTTTATGGGATCCCTGATCATCCGGGAGGTGATTAAAGATCTAGGTCCCAAGGGTATTAAACAAGCCAAGGTGGTCATGCTGTCCGGAGCAAG TGCCGGAGGTACGGGAGTTCTGCTGAACATTGAGAAAGTTTCCAGTCTCATGGAGCAGCTTGGGGCAGATGCACAGGTCCGGGGATTGGTGGATTCTGGGTGGTTCTTAGAGAGTAAACAGCAACGAATCACTGAATGCTCTGATACTGCCTCCTGCACTCCTACAGATGCCATTAAAAAAGGGCTCAG ATTATGGAATGGTATCACCCCAGAGAAGTGCCGACAGCAATTCAAACGAGGGGAAGAGTGGCAGTGTTTTTTTGGACACAAGCTGTATTCATctttaaaat CCcctgtgtttgttgttcagtGGCTTTTTGATGAGGAGCAATTGAGAGTTGAAAATATTCAGCTTGGAAGCCATTCCCTAACCGAACATCAGTGGACCTATATCCAGAATCTAGGCAGGGAACTGAAAAACTCATTCCAAGATGTGGC ggcGGTCTTTGCTCCAGCGTGTCTGTCTCACACATTGATTACTAAAAG TAATTGGTTGGCGTTTCAGGTGAAGGGGACATCTCTCTCCAGAgcactgcagtgctgggacaaaaGCCTTCAAGACACCAGTAAGAACACCAAGACAACAGTCAAGGGCTGCCCCTTCCACCTCATTGATAACTGCCAGTGGCCCCAGTGTAACCCCACCTGCCCTGCCTTGCTTGACCACACCACGGGCCAGGAGGTCAGCCTGCTACAAGTTCTGATGGGGATGGGTCTTGATCTCCAGAAGGTAGCACAGGAGCTGAAGATGGAAGTTAGTCACCTGCTGGGGATGATCAGTAACGGGGGCTAA
- the LOC121300456 gene encoding inositol 1,4,5-trisphosphate receptor-interacting protein-like 2, whose amino-acid sequence MTVYILNLRVFWPLVTCLCTAMLFFHQTILKGQESNPDRCSEKGTGTLSLLKFALPILLCYLLIKYCSSPQGRRRGRERELPEIPHRQGPTRRELLESYYERQVRLSPHVLGHSKANVAKLVSELVRAGRPAIPPESTLAFRGDFVQIGSAYEEHKVSSPDCFDILVPLRLPRGLKLDSRCSPMGEGVLGGGSPLCSLETPKKSEWAQQHQTFVESFLSEEGRVDAYWLSPAPVLRWFYPTVQRCLGAIRYPFEQRCYITLSLTEDRVLLRLNPRSDYVCCHISMGIRLIPALHLGDGAYLVAQPKTEVEGGKQGALWTVYFPKQEQKLLGWLKGRLPANSCHLKCLQILKAVRELSGQVMDSKGAADWRAVLSSYAIKTAWLRLLLTSAPESWEECHLVERMEDLLRCLHDALHSRQLGHLFLGGHPSLLPDFLSLPKPLKEAPPSNLMAGFDPSSLDLVSARLAYSWMHLHRLIRLGRSQRDSVGRGMRCKHLESK is encoded by the coding sequence ATGACAGTGTACATCCTAAACCTACGGGTCTTCTGGCCTCTGGTCACCTGCCTCTGCACTGCCATGCTTTTTTTCCACCAGACTATACTAAAGGGCCAGGAATCAAACCCAGATAGGTGCTCTGAAAAGGGCACTGGAACCCTCTCCCTTCTCAAATTTGCCCTGCCTATTCTCCTCTGCTACCTCCTTATCAAGTACTGCTCATCCCCtcaggggaggaggagaggaagggagagggagCTCCCAGAGATTCCCCACAGACAGGGCCCAACCAGGAGAGAGCTACTGGAGAGCTATTATGAGAGGCAGGTTCGACTGTCTCCCCATGTTTTGGGCCACAGCAAAGCCAACGTGGCCAAGCTGGTGAGTGAGCTAGTGAGGGCCGGGAGGCCTGCGATACCTCCAGAATCCACACTGGCTTTCCGGGGCGACTTCGTTCAGATTGGCAGTGCCTATGAGGAACACAAAGTGAGTAGCCCCGACTGTTTCGATATTCTAGTGCCCCTCCGTCTACCCAGGGGCCTCAAACTGGATTCACGGTGCAGCCCAATGGGAGAAGGGGTACTAGGTGGGGGGTCCCCACTCTGCAGTCTGGAGACCCCCAAAAAATCAGAGTGGGCACAGCAACACCAGACCTTTGTGGAAAGCTTCCTAAGCGAGGAGGGGAGAGTAGATGCTTACTGGCTGTCCCCGGCGCCAGTCCTGCGCTGGTTTTACCCCACAGTGCAACGCTGCCTGGGTGCCATCCGCTACCCCTTCGAGCAGCGCTGCTACATCACTCTGTCTCTCACCGAGGATCGCGTGCTCCTGCGCCTTAACCCACGCTCCGACTACGTCTGCTGCCACATCTCCATGGGCATCCGCCTCATCCCAGCCCTCCACCTCGGAGACGGAGCTTACCTGGTCGCCCAGCCCAAAACAGAAGTAGAAGGGGGGAAGCAGGGGGCCTTGTGGACAGTCTACTTCCCCAAGCAGGAACAAAAGCTCCTGGGCTGGCTCAAGGGCAGATTGCCGGCCAACTCGTGCCACCTCAAATGCCTGCAGATCCTGAAGGCGGTGAGGGAGCTGAGTGGCCAGGTGATGGACAGTAAAGGTGCAGCCGACTGGAGAGCGGTGCTCTCCTCCTATGCCATCAAGACGGCTTGGCTCCGGCTGCTGCTTACCTCTGCACCAGAATCCTGGGAGGAATGCCACCTTGTGGAGAGAATGGAGGACCTGCTACGCTGCCTACACGACGCCCTGCACAGCCGACAGCTCGGCCACCTCTTCCTGGGAGGTCATCCCAGCCTGTTACCTGATTTCCTGTCCCTGCCTAAGCCCCTTAAAGAAGCCCCTCCGTCTAACCTGATGGCAGGTTTCGACCCATCTTCTTTGGACCTTGTCTCTGCCCGGCTTGCCTACTCCTGGATGCACCTACATAGGCTTATCAGACTGGGCAGGTCACAACGGGACAGTGTAGGGAGGGGGATGAGGTGTAAACATCTGGAGTCCAAATAA